One genomic window of Geodermatophilus sp. DSM 44513 includes the following:
- a CDS encoding TerC family protein — MDVPFWVWALTIGAIVGMLVFDFVGHVRTPHAPTLRESATWSAVYVGIALVFGLLVLWFSGGQYAGEYFAGYITEKSLSVDNLFVFVLIMASFAVPRELQQKVLLFGIAFALALRTVFIVIGAAAIEQFSWIFYVFGGFLIWTAVAQARSGGHSHDEEFKENSVLRLARRVLPTTQDYHSDRMVTTIDGKRHITPLAIALLAIASADILFAVDSIPAIFGLTEETYLVFTANAFALLGLRQLFFLIDGLLDRLVYLSYGLAVILGFIGVKLLIHALHETSCRSSTAGNT, encoded by the coding sequence GTGGACGTGCCCTTCTGGGTGTGGGCGCTGACGATCGGCGCCATCGTCGGGATGCTGGTGTTCGACTTCGTCGGCCACGTGCGCACCCCCCACGCACCGACGCTGCGTGAGTCGGCCACCTGGTCGGCGGTCTACGTCGGCATCGCGCTCGTGTTCGGCCTGCTGGTGCTGTGGTTCTCCGGCGGCCAGTACGCCGGTGAGTACTTCGCCGGCTACATCACCGAGAAGAGCCTCTCGGTGGACAACCTCTTCGTCTTCGTCCTGATCATGGCCAGCTTCGCGGTTCCCCGGGAGCTGCAGCAGAAGGTGCTGCTGTTCGGCATCGCCTTCGCGCTGGCGCTGCGGACGGTGTTCATCGTCATCGGCGCCGCCGCGATCGAGCAGTTCAGCTGGATCTTCTACGTGTTCGGCGGCTTCCTCATCTGGACCGCCGTGGCGCAGGCCCGCAGCGGCGGCCACTCGCACGACGAGGAGTTCAAGGAGAACAGCGTCCTGCGGCTGGCCCGCCGGGTCCTGCCGACCACGCAGGACTACCACTCCGACCGGATGGTCACCACGATCGACGGCAAGCGGCACATCACCCCGCTGGCCATCGCGCTGCTGGCCATCGCCAGCGCCGACATCCTGTTCGCCGTCGACTCCATCCCGGCGATCTTCGGGCTGACCGAGGAGACCTACCTGGTCTTCACCGCCAACGCGTTCGCGCTGCTCGGGCTGCGCCAGCTGTTCTTCCTCATCGACGGTCTGCTCGACCGGCTGGTCTACCTGTCCTACGGCCTGGCCGTGATCCTCGGCTTCATCGGCGTCAAGCTGCTCATCCACGCCCTGCACGAGACGAGCTGCCGTTCATCAACGGCGGGGAACACGTGA
- a CDS encoding TerC family protein — translation MELPAWFEVATFVGLTVLLLADLAIVVRRPHEPSMKEATLWVSFYVGLALLFGLVILGLTNGQYATEFYAGWLTEYSLSVDNLFVFVIIMARFRVPRHLQQEVLMVGIIIALLLRGLFILAGAALIERFTWVFYIFGAFLVYTAINLVRHRGDDEEFEENALIRQMRRVLPITSDFQGSKIRVTENGKKFFTPMIVVFLALATTDLVFALDSIPAIFGLTREPFIVFTANVFALMGLRQLYFLLGGLLKRLVYLSIGLAVVLAFIGVKLILEALHENTLPFINGGEHIDAVPTIPIWLSLTVILGVLLIATAASLLKTRGMVVERDEPVVEPEQAERIPSRGPEALAEAEPRLAEQADERTAGEDTRRR, via the coding sequence ATGGAGCTACCCGCCTGGTTCGAGGTCGCGACGTTCGTGGGGCTGACCGTCCTGCTGCTCGCCGACCTCGCCATCGTCGTGCGCCGTCCGCACGAGCCCTCGATGAAGGAGGCGACCCTCTGGGTCAGCTTCTACGTCGGTCTCGCCCTGCTCTTCGGCCTGGTGATCCTCGGCCTCACCAACGGGCAGTACGCGACGGAGTTCTACGCCGGCTGGCTCACCGAGTACTCGCTGTCGGTGGACAACCTCTTCGTGTTCGTGATCATCATGGCCCGCTTCCGGGTGCCGCGGCACCTGCAGCAGGAGGTCCTGATGGTCGGCATCATCATCGCCCTGCTCCTGCGCGGCCTGTTCATCCTCGCCGGCGCGGCGCTGATCGAGCGGTTCACCTGGGTCTTCTACATCTTCGGTGCGTTCCTGGTGTACACGGCCATCAACCTGGTCCGGCACCGCGGCGACGACGAGGAGTTCGAGGAGAACGCCCTCATCCGCCAGATGCGCCGGGTGCTGCCCATCACCTCGGACTTCCAGGGCAGCAAGATCCGGGTCACGGAGAACGGCAAGAAGTTCTTCACCCCGATGATCGTGGTGTTCCTGGCCCTGGCCACGACCGACCTGGTGTTCGCCCTCGACAGCATCCCGGCCATCTTCGGGCTGACCCGCGAGCCGTTCATCGTGTTCACCGCGAACGTCTTCGCTCTGATGGGCCTGCGGCAGCTGTACTTCCTGCTCGGTGGTCTGCTCAAGCGGCTGGTGTACCTGTCGATCGGGCTGGCCGTGGTCCTCGCCTTCATCGGCGTGAAGCTCATCCTCGAGGCCCTGCACGAGAACACGCTGCCGTTCATCAACGGCGGCGAGCACATCGACGCGGTGCCGACCATCCCGATCTGGCTGTCGCTGACCGTCATCCTCGGCGTCCTGCTCATCGCCACGGCCGCCAGCCTGCTCAAGACCCGCGGCATGGTCGTCGAGCGCGACGAGCCCGTGGTGGAGCCCGAGCAGGCCGAGCGGATCCCCTCCCGCGGGCCGGAGGCGCTCGCCGAGGCCGAGCCGCGGCTCGCCGAGCAGGCCGACGAGCGCACGGCCGGGGAGGACACCCGCCGCCGCTGA
- the treY gene encoding malto-oligosyltrehalose synthase produces the protein MSAPSATGSEPLSLDRRRDVPTGTYRLQVTADFTLDDAAALAGYLADLGVSHAYTSPLLRSAAGSTHGYDTVDHAHVDEPRGGQAGFDRLVAALHEQGLGLVLDLVPNHMGIADPAEAPWWWDVLQHGRDSAHAAAFDVDWDFGGRVRVPVLGSADDVQKLEVVDGELRYYDNRFPIAPGTGEGTPQEVHDRQHYELVDWRRADRDLNYRRFFAINTLAGLRAEDPAVFEATHRLVLDLVAQGAVDGLRIDHPDGLADPRGYLDRLAEASGGRWTVVEKILEPGEDLPESWRAAGTTGYDALAEVDQVLVDPAGEARLSALDTEVSGAPVDYAELVRSSKREVTDGILGSELARLVRVIGELPGVSGEEQLEALAELLASFPVYRSYLPDGREHLDATVAAVRERRPDLTAALDALHPVLSQAGTEAATRFEQTSGPVMAKGVEDSAYYRWARFVALNEVGGDPSRFGSTVEEFHEAQQRRAERRAASMTALSTHDTKRSEDVRARLAVLAELAAEWAELVRGLLTRHPLPDRPLAHLVWQNLVGAWPLSRERAHAYAEKAAREAGTSTTWTDVDEEFETALFEMVDAAYDDERTNAEIERFVARITPAGRSNSLAQKMLQLTMPGVPDVYQGTELWDLSLVDPDNRRPVDYEQRRGLLARLDGGEVPGVDETGAAKLLVVSRVLRARREHPEWFAGYEPVAASGLAADHVVAYDRGGVVPVATRLPVGLSIAGWSDTALQLPTGAWRDLLTGRRHVSDAAGLPVAAVLEQLPVALLVRD, from the coding sequence GTGAGCGCGCCGTCCGCCACCGGGTCGGAGCCGCTGAGCCTGGACCGGCGCCGCGACGTCCCGACCGGGACCTACCGGCTGCAGGTCACCGCCGACTTCACCCTCGACGACGCGGCCGCCCTGGCCGGCTACCTGGCCGACCTGGGCGTCAGCCACGCCTACACCTCTCCGCTGCTGCGGTCGGCGGCGGGCAGCACGCACGGCTACGACACCGTCGACCACGCGCACGTCGACGAGCCGCGCGGCGGGCAGGCCGGCTTCGACCGGCTGGTCGCCGCGCTGCACGAGCAGGGCCTGGGCCTGGTGCTGGACCTGGTGCCCAACCACATGGGGATCGCCGACCCGGCCGAGGCGCCGTGGTGGTGGGACGTGCTGCAGCACGGCCGGGACAGCGCGCACGCGGCCGCCTTCGACGTCGACTGGGACTTCGGCGGCCGGGTGCGCGTCCCGGTGCTCGGGTCGGCCGACGACGTGCAGAAGCTCGAGGTGGTGGACGGCGAGCTCCGCTACTACGACAACCGGTTCCCCATCGCGCCCGGCACCGGCGAGGGCACCCCGCAGGAGGTGCACGACCGGCAGCACTACGAGCTGGTCGACTGGCGCCGCGCCGACCGGGACCTCAACTACCGGCGGTTCTTCGCGATCAACACCCTCGCCGGGCTGCGCGCGGAGGACCCGGCGGTCTTCGAGGCCACCCACCGGCTGGTGCTGGACCTGGTCGCGCAGGGCGCCGTCGACGGGCTGCGGATCGACCACCCCGACGGCCTGGCCGACCCCAGGGGCTACCTCGACCGGCTGGCCGAGGCCTCCGGTGGCCGGTGGACCGTGGTGGAGAAGATCCTGGAGCCCGGCGAGGACCTGCCGGAGTCGTGGCGGGCCGCCGGGACGACGGGCTACGACGCGCTGGCCGAGGTCGACCAGGTGCTCGTGGACCCGGCCGGCGAGGCCCGGCTGAGCGCGCTGGACACCGAGGTCTCCGGCGCCCCGGTGGACTACGCGGAGCTGGTGCGGAGCAGCAAGCGCGAGGTGACCGACGGGATCCTCGGCTCTGAGCTGGCCCGCCTGGTCCGGGTCATCGGCGAGCTGCCGGGTGTCTCCGGTGAGGAGCAGCTGGAGGCGCTGGCCGAGCTGCTGGCGTCCTTCCCGGTCTACCGCTCCTACCTGCCCGACGGCCGCGAGCACCTGGACGCCACCGTCGCCGCGGTGCGGGAGCGCCGTCCCGACCTCACCGCCGCGCTCGACGCGCTGCACCCGGTGCTGTCCCAGGCCGGCACCGAGGCGGCCACCCGCTTCGAGCAGACCAGCGGCCCGGTGATGGCCAAGGGCGTCGAGGACAGCGCCTACTACCGGTGGGCGCGCTTCGTCGCGCTCAACGAGGTCGGCGGTGACCCCTCCCGGTTCGGCAGCACCGTCGAGGAGTTCCACGAGGCGCAGCAGCGCCGTGCGGAGCGCCGGGCGGCGTCGATGACCGCGCTGTCCACCCACGACACCAAGCGCAGCGAGGACGTCCGGGCCCGGCTGGCGGTGCTCGCCGAGCTCGCCGCGGAGTGGGCCGAGCTGGTCCGCGGGCTGCTGACCCGCCACCCGCTGCCCGACCGGCCGCTGGCGCACCTGGTGTGGCAGAACCTCGTCGGCGCGTGGCCGCTGTCGCGCGAGCGGGCGCACGCCTACGCGGAGAAGGCGGCCCGCGAGGCGGGGACGTCGACGACCTGGACCGACGTCGACGAGGAGTTCGAGACCGCGCTGTTCGAGATGGTCGACGCGGCCTACGACGACGAGCGGACGAACGCCGAGATCGAGCGGTTCGTCGCCCGCATCACGCCGGCCGGCCGGTCCAACTCGCTGGCCCAGAAGATGCTGCAGCTGACCATGCCCGGCGTCCCCGACGTCTACCAGGGCACCGAGCTGTGGGACCTCTCGCTGGTCGACCCGGACAACCGGCGTCCGGTGGACTACGAGCAGCGTCGCGGGCTGCTGGCCCGGCTGGACGGCGGGGAGGTCCCGGGCGTCGACGAGACCGGTGCGGCCAAGCTGCTGGTGGTGTCCCGGGTGCTGCGGGCCCGCCGGGAGCACCCCGAGTGGTTCGCCGGCTACGAGCCGGTGGCGGCGTCCGGGCTCGCGGCCGACCACGTGGTCGCCTACGACCGCGGCGGCGTGGTGCCCGTGGCGACAAGGCTCCCGGTGGGCCTGTCGATCGCCGGGTGGAGCGACACGGCGCTGCAGCTGCCCACCGGGGCCTGGCGCGACCTGCTCACCGGCCGCCGGCACGTCTCCGACGCCGCCGGGCTGCCGGTGGCCGCCGTGCTCGAGCAGCTGCCGGTCGCCCTGCTCGTGCGGGACTGA
- a CDS encoding prolyl oligopeptidase family serine peptidase, which produces MRPDDVALLRTPGVPTVSPDGRMAVVAATRADLGGDTDRSLLWAVPTDGSAPARPLTTGVRDTDPAFSPDGRWLAYRAADPGGRPQLHLLPTAGGAPRRLTAHPLGAGRPAWSPDSRRLAYTARVPEADRSGADRAAQPPWLVSTLRWQAEDVGVATDRRRHVFVLDLPPDGEGDAAPPPPRQVTDGDADDADVTWSPDGAELAFVSARHARADRDRVHDVYAVPTAGGPLRRVTDGRAECSRPAYDPAGRWIWLTARLGLGPEGLDAAGRGATLCRVPATGGAPEPVLDPAGTDRGDTTPATVLAGGAALLGVQRRGAVELLRVPSDGGPAEVLVDGPFTVHGVAAAGRVVVATVGHDRSAGELIAVTPGRRRLLTGFGRALGATGRLHRGTERVVPVAGGGDVHGWVTAPDGPGPHPVLLVLHDGPHRQDGWSLSVDTQALVSAGYAVLRCNPRGSSGYGQVHARAVLGAGGAADADDAVALLDAVLADPALDAGRVGVAGTGYGGWLAGVLTGRTTRFAAAVVEGAFTDWWAPDQVLGTDPPTGAGVRTPTLVVHGDEDRRFPAEQGLRRYTDLRRRGVPAELLLFPGEGADVGGTGRPRHRQARLEHLLRWWARWLPVGDPPGGHADRGREPVTVRATRLD; this is translated from the coding sequence ATGCGCCCCGACGACGTCGCCCTGCTGCGCACCCCCGGCGTCCCCACGGTCTCCCCGGACGGGCGCATGGCCGTCGTGGCCGCCACCCGCGCCGACCTCGGCGGCGACACCGACCGCAGCCTGCTGTGGGCCGTGCCCACCGACGGGTCCGCCCCGGCCCGCCCGCTGACCACCGGGGTCCGGGACACCGACCCGGCGTTCTCCCCGGACGGCCGCTGGCTGGCCTACCGCGCCGCCGACCCGGGCGGCCGCCCCCAGCTGCACCTGCTGCCGACCGCCGGCGGCGCCCCCCGGCGGCTCACCGCGCACCCCCTCGGCGCGGGCCGACCGGCGTGGTCCCCGGACTCCCGCCGGCTCGCCTACACCGCCCGGGTGCCCGAGGCGGACCGCTCCGGGGCCGACCGCGCCGCCCAGCCGCCGTGGCTGGTCAGCACCCTGCGCTGGCAGGCCGAGGACGTCGGGGTGGCCACCGACCGGCGCCGCCACGTCTTCGTCCTCGACCTGCCGCCCGACGGGGAGGGCGACGCAGCGCCGCCGCCTCCTCGGCAGGTCACCGACGGCGACGCCGACGACGCCGACGTCACCTGGAGCCCGGACGGCGCCGAGCTGGCGTTCGTCTCCGCCCGGCACGCCCGCGCCGACCGCGACCGGGTGCACGACGTCTACGCCGTCCCCACGGCCGGCGGCCCGCTGCGCCGGGTCACCGACGGCCGCGCCGAGTGCTCGCGGCCCGCCTACGACCCCGCGGGTCGCTGGATCTGGCTGACCGCCCGGCTCGGGCTCGGGCCCGAGGGGCTGGACGCCGCCGGGCGCGGGGCCACCCTCTGCCGCGTGCCGGCCACGGGCGGGGCACCAGAACCGGTGCTCGACCCGGCCGGCACCGACCGCGGCGACACCACCCCGGCGACCGTGCTGGCCGGGGGAGCCGCCCTCCTCGGCGTGCAGCGGCGCGGAGCCGTGGAGCTGCTCCGCGTGCCGTCGGACGGCGGGCCGGCGGAGGTCCTGGTCGACGGGCCGTTCACCGTGCACGGGGTGGCCGCGGCCGGGAGGGTCGTCGTCGCCACCGTGGGACACGACCGGTCGGCCGGGGAGCTGATCGCGGTCACCCCGGGCCGGCGGCGGCTGCTCACCGGCTTCGGCCGCGCGCTGGGTGCCACCGGGCGCCTGCACCGCGGCACCGAGCGGGTCGTCCCGGTCGCGGGGGGCGGCGACGTGCACGGGTGGGTGACCGCACCGGACGGTCCCGGCCCGCACCCGGTGCTGCTGGTGCTGCACGACGGGCCGCACCGGCAGGACGGCTGGTCGCTGTCGGTGGACACCCAGGCGCTGGTGTCCGCGGGCTACGCCGTCCTCCGGTGCAACCCGCGCGGCTCCTCCGGCTACGGGCAGGTGCACGCCCGGGCGGTGCTCGGCGCCGGGGGCGCCGCGGACGCCGACGACGCCGTCGCCCTCCTGGACGCCGTCCTGGCCGACCCGGCCCTCGATGCCGGACGCGTCGGGGTGGCGGGCACCGGGTACGGCGGCTGGCTGGCCGGGGTGCTCACCGGCCGGACGACGCGCTTCGCCGCCGCGGTCGTGGAGGGCGCGTTCACCGACTGGTGGGCGCCGGACCAGGTCCTCGGGACCGACCCGCCCACCGGTGCCGGCGTCCGCACGCCGACGCTCGTGGTGCACGGCGACGAGGACCGCCGGTTCCCGGCCGAGCAGGGTCTGCGGCGCTACACCGACCTCCGGCGCCGCGGCGTCCCGGCCGAGTTGCTGCTGTTCCCCGGCGAGGGCGCCGACGTCGGCGGCACCGGTCGGCCGCGGCACCGGCAGGCGCGGCTGGAGCACCTGCTGCGCTGGTGGGCGCGGTGGCTGCCGGTCGGGGACCCGCCGGGTGGGCACGCCGACCGCGGCCGGGAGCCGGTGACCGTGCGGGCGACCCGGCTGGACTGA
- the uvrB gene encoding excinuclease ABC subunit UvrB: MRTTTDLRPTRGRFRVVSEFQPSGDQPTAIAALAERVRSGATDTVLLGATGTGKSATTAWLIEQVQRPTLVMAPNKTLAAQLANEFRELLPDAAVEYFVSYYDYYQPEAYVPQTDTYIEKDSSVNEEVERLRHSATNSLLTRRDVVVVSTVSCIYGLGTPEEYVERALKIKVGEERERDELLRTLVTEQYTRNDLSFSRGTFRVRGDTIEVFPVYEELACRIEMFGDEVERLYYLHPLTGEVVREVDELFVFPATHYVAGPERMERAIATIEAELEQRLAELERQGKLLEAQRLRMRTTYDIEMMRQVGFCSGIENYSRHIDGRAPGSAGACLIDYFPDDFLLVVDESHVTVPQIGGMYEGDMSRKRTLVEHGFRLPSAMDNRPLKWEEFTDRIGQTVYLSATPGDYELGRVQGEVVEQVIRPTGLVDPEVVVKPTKGQIDDLVHEIRVRVERDERILVTTLTKKMSEDLTDYLLELGIKVRYLHSEVDTLRRVELLRELRQGEYDVLVGINLLREGLDLPEVSLVAILDADKEGFLRSSKSLIQTIGRAARNVSGQVHMYADTITPSMAQAIEETNRRREKQLAYNREHGIDPQPLRKKIVDILDGIYRAAEETETATELLGGSGRQQSRGKAPVPGLSSKAARGKAGGIDTQGLPRAELADLITQMNDQMLAAARELQFEVAARLRDELTELKKELRQLDAAHA; encoded by the coding sequence GTGCGCACGACCACCGACCTCCGGCCCACCCGCGGGCGCTTCCGCGTCGTCAGCGAGTTCCAGCCCTCCGGCGACCAGCCGACCGCGATCGCGGCGCTGGCCGAACGGGTCAGGTCCGGTGCCACCGACACCGTCCTGCTCGGCGCGACGGGCACCGGCAAGTCGGCGACCACGGCCTGGCTGATCGAGCAGGTGCAGCGGCCGACGCTGGTGATGGCCCCGAACAAGACGCTGGCCGCGCAGCTGGCCAACGAGTTCCGGGAGCTGCTGCCCGACGCCGCGGTCGAGTACTTCGTGTCCTACTACGACTACTACCAGCCCGAGGCCTACGTCCCGCAGACCGACACCTACATCGAGAAGGACTCCTCGGTCAACGAGGAGGTCGAGCGGCTGCGGCACTCGGCCACCAACAGCCTGCTCACCCGGCGCGACGTCGTCGTCGTCTCCACCGTCTCCTGCATCTACGGCCTGGGGACGCCGGAGGAGTACGTCGAGCGGGCGCTGAAGATCAAGGTGGGCGAGGAGCGCGAGCGAGACGAGCTGCTGCGCACCCTGGTCACCGAGCAGTACACCCGCAACGACCTGTCGTTCTCCCGCGGCACCTTCCGGGTGCGGGGCGACACCATCGAGGTCTTCCCGGTCTACGAGGAGCTCGCCTGCCGGATCGAGATGTTCGGCGACGAGGTGGAGCGGCTGTACTACCTGCACCCGCTCACCGGTGAGGTGGTCCGCGAGGTCGACGAGCTGTTCGTCTTCCCGGCCACCCACTACGTCGCCGGTCCCGAGCGGATGGAGCGCGCGATCGCCACCATCGAGGCCGAGCTCGAGCAGCGGCTGGCCGAGCTGGAGCGGCAGGGCAAGCTGCTGGAGGCCCAGCGGCTGCGCATGCGCACCACCTACGACATCGAGATGATGCGCCAGGTCGGGTTCTGCTCCGGCATCGAGAACTACTCGCGGCACATCGACGGCCGGGCGCCCGGCAGCGCCGGCGCCTGCCTCATCGACTACTTCCCCGACGACTTCCTGCTGGTCGTCGACGAGTCGCACGTGACCGTGCCGCAGATCGGCGGCATGTACGAGGGCGACATGAGCCGCAAGCGCACGCTGGTGGAGCACGGCTTCCGGCTGCCCTCGGCCATGGACAACCGCCCGCTCAAGTGGGAGGAGTTCACCGACCGGATCGGCCAGACCGTCTACCTGTCGGCCACCCCGGGGGACTACGAGCTCGGCCGCGTCCAGGGCGAGGTCGTCGAGCAGGTCATCCGCCCCACCGGCCTGGTCGACCCGGAGGTGGTCGTCAAGCCGACCAAGGGCCAGATCGACGACCTGGTGCACGAGATCCGGGTCAGGGTCGAGCGGGACGAACGCATCCTGGTCACCACGCTGACCAAGAAGATGTCCGAGGACCTCACCGACTACCTGCTCGAGCTGGGCATCAAGGTGCGCTACCTGCACTCCGAGGTGGACACGCTGCGTCGGGTGGAGCTGCTGCGCGAGCTGCGCCAGGGCGAGTACGACGTGCTGGTCGGCATCAACCTGCTGCGCGAGGGGCTCGACCTGCCCGAGGTGTCCCTGGTGGCGATCCTCGACGCCGACAAGGAGGGGTTCCTCCGGTCGAGCAAGTCGCTCATCCAGACCATCGGCCGCGCCGCGCGCAACGTCTCCGGCCAGGTGCACATGTACGCGGACACGATCACCCCGTCGATGGCGCAGGCGATCGAGGAGACCAACCGGCGCCGGGAGAAGCAGCTGGCCTACAACCGCGAGCACGGCATCGACCCGCAGCCCCTGCGCAAGAAGATCGTCGACATCCTCGACGGCATCTACCGCGCGGCCGAGGAGACCGAGACCGCCACCGAGCTGCTGGGCGGGTCGGGTCGGCAGCAGTCCCGCGGCAAGGCGCCGGTCCCGGGGCTGTCGTCCAAGGCCGCGCGGGGCAAGGCCGGCGGCATCGACACCCAGGGTCTGCCCCGCGCCGAGCTGGCCGACCTGATCACGCAGATGAACGACCAGATGCTGGCCGCCGCCCGGGAGCTGCAGTTCGAGGTGGCCGCCCGGCTGCGCGACGAGCTCACCGAGCTGAAGAAGGAGCTGCGCCAGCTCGACGCCGCCCACGCCTAG
- the glgX gene encoding glycogen debranching protein GlgX, translating into MNMVWPGTAYPLGATYDGTGTNFAIFSEVAERVELCLFDAAGVETRIVLPEMDGHVWHAFLPGVQPGQRYGYRVHGPYDPSQGLRCNPNKLLLDPYAKAIDGQIDWDPSVFGYDFQTKERNDEDSAPHMPKSIVVNPYFDWGVDRPPRTPYHKTVIYEAHVKGLTMTHPDVPEELRGTYAGLAHPAVVTYLQELGTTAIELMPVHQFVQDDTLLQKGLRNYWGYNTIGFFAPHDEYASNTDNGMQVQEFKGMVRTLHEAGIEVILDVVYNHTAEGNHLGPTLSFKGIDNRSYYRLVEGDEQYYMDTTGTGNSLNVRTPQSLQLIMDSLRYWVTEMHVDGFRFDLASTLARQFHEVDRLSAFFDLVHQDPIVSQVKLIAEPWDVGDGGYQVGNFPALWTEWNGKYRDTVRDYWRGEPSTIGEFASRITGSADLYQHSGRRPMASINFVTAHDGFTLDDLVSYNEKHNEANGEDNNDGESHNRSWNCGVEGDTTDPAVLTLRARQRRNFLATLMLSQGVPMLLHGDELGRTQQGNNNGYCQDSPLTWVHWDEVDEGLLQFTKAVTRLRAEHPTFRRRRFFHGRPVRRGEGDPVQDVAWLTPAGDLMGEDDWDAGFAKSVAMYLNGHGIRSTDERGEEVLDDHFYLAFNAHHEPIEFHLPSDEYAGSWTVVLDTAEMGEVEPRELKAGETLTLADRSMVVLSAPRRS; encoded by the coding sequence ATGAACATGGTGTGGCCCGGCACCGCCTATCCCCTCGGGGCCACCTACGACGGCACCGGCACCAACTTCGCGATCTTCAGCGAGGTCGCGGAGCGGGTCGAGCTGTGCCTGTTCGACGCCGCCGGGGTCGAGACCCGCATCGTGCTGCCGGAGATGGACGGCCACGTCTGGCACGCCTTCCTGCCGGGTGTGCAGCCCGGGCAGCGCTACGGCTACCGCGTGCACGGTCCCTACGACCCGTCCCAGGGTCTGCGCTGCAACCCGAACAAGCTGCTGCTGGACCCCTACGCCAAGGCCATCGACGGGCAGATCGACTGGGACCCGTCGGTGTTCGGCTACGACTTCCAGACCAAGGAGCGCAACGACGAGGACTCGGCGCCGCACATGCCGAAGTCCATCGTCGTCAACCCCTACTTCGACTGGGGCGTGGACCGCCCCCCGAGGACGCCATACCACAAGACCGTCATCTACGAGGCCCACGTCAAGGGCCTGACGATGACCCACCCCGACGTCCCGGAGGAGCTGCGCGGCACCTACGCGGGCCTCGCCCACCCGGCGGTCGTCACCTACCTGCAGGAGCTCGGCACCACCGCCATCGAGCTCATGCCGGTGCACCAGTTCGTGCAGGACGACACGCTGCTGCAGAAGGGCCTGCGCAACTACTGGGGCTACAACACGATCGGCTTCTTCGCGCCGCACGACGAGTACGCCAGCAACACCGACAACGGCATGCAGGTGCAGGAGTTCAAGGGCATGGTCCGGACCCTGCACGAGGCCGGCATCGAGGTCATCCTCGACGTGGTCTACAACCACACCGCCGAGGGCAACCACCTGGGCCCCACGCTGTCGTTCAAGGGCATCGACAACCGGTCCTACTACCGGCTGGTCGAGGGCGACGAGCAGTACTACATGGACACCACGGGCACCGGGAACTCGCTCAACGTCCGCACCCCGCAGTCCCTGCAGCTGATCATGGACTCGCTGCGCTACTGGGTGACCGAGATGCACGTCGACGGCTTCCGCTTCGACCTGGCCTCCACCCTGGCCCGCCAGTTCCACGAGGTCGACCGGCTGTCGGCGTTCTTCGACCTCGTGCACCAGGACCCGATCGTCAGCCAGGTCAAGCTCATCGCCGAGCCGTGGGACGTCGGTGACGGCGGCTACCAGGTCGGCAACTTCCCCGCGCTGTGGACGGAGTGGAACGGCAAGTACCGCGACACCGTCCGCGACTACTGGCGCGGCGAGCCGTCCACCATCGGGGAGTTCGCCAGCCGGATCACCGGCTCGGCCGACCTGTACCAGCACTCCGGCCGCCGCCCCATGGCCAGCATCAACTTCGTCACGGCGCACGACGGGTTCACCCTCGACGACCTGGTCTCTTACAACGAGAAGCACAACGAAGCCAACGGCGAGGACAACAACGACGGGGAGAGCCACAACCGCAGCTGGAACTGCGGCGTCGAGGGCGACACCACCGACCCGGCGGTGCTCACCCTGCGCGCCCGGCAGCGGCGCAACTTCCTGGCCACGCTGATGCTCAGCCAGGGCGTGCCCATGCTGCTGCACGGCGACGAGCTGGGCCGCACCCAGCAGGGCAACAACAACGGCTACTGCCAGGACTCACCGCTGACCTGGGTGCACTGGGACGAGGTCGACGAGGGCCTGCTGCAGTTCACCAAGGCGGTGACCCGGCTGCGCGCGGAGCACCCGACCTTCCGCCGCCGCCGGTTCTTCCACGGCCGCCCGGTGCGCCGCGGCGAGGGCGACCCGGTGCAGGACGTCGCCTGGCTGACCCCGGCCGGGGACCTGATGGGCGAGGACGACTGGGACGCCGGCTTCGCCAAGTCGGTGGCCATGTACCTCAACGGCCACGGCATCCGGTCCACGGACGAGCGCGGCGAGGAGGTGCTGGACGACCACTTCTACCTGGCGTTCAACGCCCACCACGAACCGATCGAGTTCCACCTGCCCTCGGACGAGTACGCGGGCAGCTGGACCGTCGTCCTCGACACCGCCGAGATGGGCGAGGTCGAGCCGCGGGAGCTCAAGGCCGGCGAGACGCTGACCCTGGCCGACCGGTCCATGGTCGTCCTCAGCGCGCCCCGCCGCTCGTGA